CGCAAATTCAATTCAACAATCTGCAAACGTTTGATTTCGTCACGAATCTTCGCTGCTTCTTCAAATTCCAGATTCGCCGAAAGCTCTTTCATACGCGCGCGCAGTTTTGCGATTTCGGTCTGCAACTTATCCGGCTGATGCGCGAACTTATTAACGATCGCTCCGGTTTTGTTTTCACCTTGCAGCGGAGTCGCTCCGACGGACCCGTCAAAGACTTCGCCAAGACCTTCTTTGATTCTTTTACGAATCGACTGCGGAGTAATTCCGTTTGCGGCATTGTATTCTTGTTGAATACGACGGCGACGATCGGTCTCTCCGATGGCTTTTTGCATACTCTCGGTGATGACATCCCCGTAAAGGATCACGACGCCGTTGACGTTCCTTGCGGCACGGCCGATCGTTTGAATCAGCGAACGCTCCGAGCGCAAGAAGCCTTCTTTATCCGCATCGGTGATGCCGACAAGGCTGACCTCGGGAATATCCAGACCTTCACGAAGCAAGTTGATCCCGACAAGAACGTCAAAGACACCCAAACGAAGGTCACGGATAATTTCCGTTCGTTCCACCGTCGCAATATCACTGTGCAGGTATTTAACTTTGATTCCAAGGTTCTCGTAGTACTCGGTCAAATCCTCCGCCGAGCGTTTGGTCAACGTTGTGATAAGTACGCGCTCTTTGCGTTTGATACGCTCACGAATTTCTTTGAGCAAGTCATCGACTTGATGTTTTACGGGCCGCACTTCAACGACAGGATCAATCAATCCCGTTGGACGGATGATCTGCTCGACAATGATACCTTCCGACTTTTGCAGTTCATAGGTGCCTGGCGTTGCCGATACATACACGACCTTGTCCATCATCGTTTCAAATTCTTGGAAGTTCAGCGGACGGTTGTCCAAGGCCGAAGGTAAACGGAAACCGTGTTCGACCAGAGTCATTTTTCTTGCGCGGTCGCCACGATACATGCCCCCGATTTGCGGAACTGTGACGTGCGACTCGTCGATAAAAGTGACGAAGTCTTTGGGGAAGTATTCCAAAAGCGTCGGTGGCGGTTCGCCAGGCCCACGGCCTGTCATATGACGGGAGTAGTTTTCAATTCCCTGACAAAAACCCATTTGCTCCATCATCTCGATGTCGTAATAGGTTCTTTGCTCAAGACGTTGCGCTTCGAGAAACTTCATTTCGGTATTGAGTTTACCTAAGTGATCACGCAACTCGTCCTGAATGGATTTAATGGCGCGCTTCAGATTGTCATCGCTGGTGACGTGATGGCTTCCCGGATAAATGCCGATCTGATCAAGTTCTTCCAAAACCTGGCCTGTCAACGGATCAATCCACGAAAGTCTTTCGATGAAATCACCGAAGAATTCGACGCGAACGGCGCGTTCTTCTTCGTAAGGAGGAAAGATTTCAACATTATCGCCGCGAACCCGCACGGTCCCGCGCGAGAAATCGACGTTGTTTCGTTGATACTGAATACGGATCAGCTCACGCAGCAAATGATCGCGCTTCATCTCGGTGTTCGAGACGATTTGAATCATCATGCCTTCATAGGCTTCCGGAGATCCTAAACCGTAAATACAAGAAACCGAACTCACAATGATCACGTCTCGGCGATCAAACAAAGAGCGCGTTGCCGAGTGGCGCATACGATCGATCTGCTCATTGATCGCAGAGTCTTTTTCGATATACGTGTCTGTCGACGGAATGTAGGCTTCCGGTTGATAGTAATCGTAGTAACTGACAAAGTACTCAACCGCGTTGTGGGGGAAAAGTTCTTTGAATTCGGCATAGAGTTGTGCCGCCAAAGTTTTATTCGGCGCCAACACCAGCGCCGGTTGATTGAGTTGCGCAATAGTATGCGCCATCGAGAAGGTCTTTCCCGATCCTGTCACGCCAAGCAGAGTTTGATGTTTTAATCCAGCCTCGAAGTTCTCCAACATCTGTTGAATCGCTTTAGGTTGATCCCCTGAAGGTTTAAACTCCGACACCAGTTGAAAGTTCTTTTTAAAAGCTGAGCCCATCCCTCCAAGAATACCACTTCCCAAAAAAAGGTGCCTGCTTCTTTTTTCTGGCAATCCCGCGTCAACCCTTCGTCCAGACTCCTCCGAAAACCCCTCAAATCTTGCACAGTGACATTAACGCTTGCTAAATCGGAAACTCCGTCCGAAATTTGCATTATGAAAATCCTAAAGCGAAGCCTTCTCGGACTCTTGATCCTTTTTATTGTCGTCTCTACCGGCTTTTATTTCTTTATGAGAAACTCACTGGCTCCGCTGGATGGGACGCTGGCTTTGCGAGGTCTTTCCGCGCCGGTCACGGTCACTCGCGACACTTACGGAATTCCGCATCTTAAAGCGCAAAACAAACTCGACGCTCTTCGTGCACTGGGTTTTGTCATGGCCAGCGAAAGACTTTTTCAGATGGAGCTTTCTCGCCGCATGGTCCGAGGAGAGCTCAGCGAGGTCTTCGGAAACCTTGCTCTAAAAAGCGATAAACTTTATCGCAGCTTGATGCTCGAAAAATCTGTCGAGCGGATGCTGGCTTACGAAAAAGAACAAGGCCGCTTTGATGAAAAAATGTGGACCGAGATGGAAGCTTATTTCGATGGCGTCAATCAATACATCGAATCGCAGCCGCGCCCTTTTGAGTTGCAACTTGTCGGAATAAAACCAAAACCATTCACGCCCATGGATGCTTACATTATGACCGGTCACATGGCGTACAGTTTCGGAATCGCTTTGAAAGCGGACCCCGTTATGACAAAACTGGCGGGACAGCTTTCCGAGGAAGCATTTCAAGCTTTGCGCAACGATCCTTTAAAAAGCCCTCTCAAAATCGCGAGCTTAAGTATTCCGCCTTTTGAATTTTCTACGGAAGGCTTATTCGCGCCGGTTTTTGACGGCAGTAACGCTTGGCTGGTAAGCCCGAAAAGATCGCAGTCGGGAAAAAGTATCTTTGCCAACGATCCGCATATTGGCTACTCGCACCCGGCTGTGTGGATGGAGGCACACATTCAAACTCCAGAGTTTGAACTTTACGGCCATTATCTCCCGCTTGTGCCTTTCGCAATCCTTGGCCACAGTCGCCAGCTTGCTTGGGGCTTTACGATGTCTTTAGCGGACGACATGGATTTGTACCGCGAAATCTTGGACAAGGAAAAGAAGACGGCACTTTTTAAAAACTCGCCAACGCCGTATCAAGAGTGGAAAGAAGTCATCAAAGTTAAAAATGAAGGCGACGTCGTCCTGAATGTTATCGAGACGTCACACGGGCCTTTGATGGATGAAGTTCTTGAAGAAAAAAATCTTGCTCTTAAGTGGGCCTTTCATCGCCGCGAAAATAATCCGATGAAAGCCCTTCGCGCGATGGGTGCAGCCAAGAACATCAAAGAGTTTGAAGCTGCTCTTCAATACGGAACCGCGCCGGGCCTGAACGTCATGTATGCAGATGCTGAAAACATCGCGTGGTGGATGTTCGGAGACGTCGCGATTAAGAAAAACCCGAACTCCGATTTAATATTGAACGGTGCTTCCGGAGAGGATGAATACGAGCGAACTCTTGCCTGGCAGGAAAAGCCGCATCTTGTGAATCCTCCAAGTGGTATCATTGTCACGGCAAACTCCCGTCCGGTGGGTTTGTCAGACACGGTCCGCGGAGACTGGCAATCCGATGACCGCTTTCAAACAATCAGCAAAGCTCTGAACGAAAAAGATCAGTGGAGTGCTGAAGATTTTAAATTCCTCCAAACTGAGAACTACAATGCGCAAACAAAGGTTCTTCTGGAAAAACTTTTTGATAAACTTCATTTAGACAAAAAGGATGAAGAAAAATACAGCGAAAGAATTGCAAAGCTCAAAAACTGGAACCTTCGTTCGGAAACACATTCAACAGAAGCGAGCTTCTATCATCAGTGGCACAACGAAAACATCCTCCTTATGCTAAACGACTGGGATGAAGAAACGAAAAGAGCTTACCTGAACACACCTTACGCTTGGGTGTTTTACGAAAGAGCTTTATTAAACGAAAACTCCGCGGTCTGGAAGAAGCGCTCTATGGAAAACATTGTGACTGAAGGATTTAAAGCGACCCTTAAAAAATTCCGTCACAATCCCGAGTGGGGCGAAATTCACACCGTAGAGTACACGCATCCCTTGGGGCGCAGTTTCCCGCTCAATAAAATATTCAACTTAGGTCCCTATCCTATGAGCGGCGCCTACAACGAAATAAACAACAATAAAATGCGCGCGCTGGGCGGAGATTTCAAAGTCGTTGCAGGTCCCTCTACCCGCAGAATCGTCGACTTTGCGAATCCTCAAAAAAGCTGGGGCATAAATCCGATTGGAATTTCGGGTCACCTTTTGTCACCCTTCTATGACAACCAAGTTCAGATGTTCCTTCATGGAAAATACCGAGAGCAATTGATGGACGAAAGCGACATCCAGAATGCGAAATCACACGAGCTGATTTTACAATAATGTATCCTCACAGATGACGAAAAGTTCAGGTCTCCTCGGGGGCGGGCTGTGCCATCCTCAGTCTTGCAAAGTAGGAGGTCCCATGTTTTCTCGAATGATGATCTTTTCTTTCTCAATTCTATTTGGGAGTACGGTTCTTGCTTACCCTAATGTCGGAGACAAAGTCAGCTGGACCGGTTCCATCAATCAAGCCGATGGCACCGTTGTTCCGGTAAAGATCACGAAAGAAGTGATCGACTATAATAAATCGACGAAAAAATGGTCGGTGAAATACGAAGCGACAATGGGAAAAGAAACTTCAACCCAGCTTCTTGACGTCGACAATCTTTACTCGAAAGAACGCTACAAAGAAATTATCAGCAAATGCGAATCTCAGGGCGGCAAGATTGAAGTGATCACGACCGACCCAGGAATTTATGAAACCTGCAAAATGACGATCGTGACACCCGAGGGAGTCGTCGTCGAAAAATGGTGGGGCAATATTCCCTTCGGAGTCGTGAGCAAAAATACGCGTAATGAAAAGCCTTCTAAATACGAAAAACCGGATCTTGATTCGATTATTGCAGGATTATAGTTTTGCCGGCGTTCCAGCTTCTCTCTGCTGGAATGCCTGATCCCATTTACTTCGGCAAAAACACTTTTACGGTGGTTCCTTCTCCCAAAACGGAATCAATCGACAAACACCCATTCAGTTTTTCGATGAAACCCAACGTAAAACGCATTCCTAAACCATAACCTTCGCCGGCCATTTTTCTTTTCGAATGCGGATCCAAGATTTGTTTCGCCGTCTCTTGCGACATGCCCTGCCCTTTGTCGGCAACGAGTATCTCAACTCCTTCCTTGCGCGAAGTTATGAGAACTCCAATACTGGAGTCAGAAGCGCTATAGCGTACAGCGTTTGAAAGCAGATTTCTAAAAATAGACTCAAGCACAAAGCTCGAAGTATTGATCGTAATTCCTTTTTCGGAAATATTCTTTTCAAGGTGAATCGTTTTCTGCAACGCTTGAGGCAGCAATTGCCGCCAAGCCTTATCCAGACAGTTTTCGACATCCTGATTGACGGCGTGATCCGCATCCTGAGTCCAGGCCAGAATATTCTGCAGCAATTCAATAGCTCCAAAATTCGCTTGTTGTATTGTTGCGATTTTCTCTGCCAAATCTGTTTGCGAGGTCTCTTTGGCAAGGTCACGCGTATGGTGCAATAAGATATTCACGGAAGAAAGTGCTCCTGTCATATCGTGAGAAAGAACGGCTTGCACCTTACGGTTGAAATCAGTCATCCGCAGAATTTCGTCGTTAAGTCCGCGCAGGACCAAATTGCTTTCTTCGAGCTCTTGATTCAGTTCAAGAAGGCGGCTGATGTCGTTCAATACATAAACCGAAGCTTTCTTTCCATCAAAGCTTCCACGAATTTCATGATGAAACAGCTGATATTTTTTCTCTTCAATTTCCACAATCTCGCGGCTGTTTGTGATCTTGGCGATAATTGGAATATCTTGCGAAGGTTTTCCCATATCCCTGGGACTCAGATTTAAGCAGCGGCTCGCGGCCCTATTTAAATCCCAGAGCTCCCCACGCGAACTGAGTGTTATTACGGGGCTTGGTAAATCGGCGAAGACCCGTTCTTGCGCTAAAGTTTTAATATCCAGGAATTCCAAACGCGTAATCGCCATATAAAACATCAAAACCATAGGCCACGCGAAAGTCGAGCTGACCTGCATCGCCAATGGATCACGCACGATGTAGCGAAAATAGATTTCACTCGATATATGACAAAGTCCTCCCGCCGCAAAAAGCAAAGCGTACTTTCGCAGCGGGCCCCTTTTTCTGAAAACCGTAAGAATATAGATAGTGTAGATAGAGAAAAGACACATCAAACTGTGCAGTAGGAACAAACGAAAAACAGGTCCAAACTTATACGTAAGAAAACCGAAATGCTTTGCTTCAAAAAAATCGTAAAGGACTAAGTTCTGCGCAAAAGGCATACCGAGAATGGCCGCTAAAGAAACAACGAAGGAAACCGCCGGATATATCCACAGAAGGAAGACCCATTTTCTCCAGCGCTCCCATTGCTCCCGAAAGAAAACGCCCCACGCTAAGATGAGCCAGTTCGCCGGAATAAATGCGACAACGACGGGCCTGAGTCTTGTCAAAAGAACCCGTGTTTCAAATTCAGGAATCACGAATATCGCCAAAACCAGAATCATCCAGATGGCATAGGCGGCTTCATTTATAAGAAGTAAACGATGAAGAGGCGACCTGCGATGGGGCCACACCTTCACCACTAAGATCGAACAAAGCACCAAGGTGAAAAGCGCCGAGAAAAAGGCGACAAGAAACAATGCTTGCTCCTTTTTCTACTTCGTAACTTCCCAGAAACTTCCTGTTGGCGTATCGCTTACGGAAATACCCATGCCCGTAAGCTTCGCACGCAATTCGTCGGACTTTGCAAAGTCTTTTGCATCACGAGCTTGTGAGCGTTCGGCAACTAGCGCGTTCACGGCGGCTCTTTCAACATTCATTTTTTTCAAAAGCATGTCGTCAAGTTTCACTAAGAATTCATGCGCAGGCTCTTGGAACAAGCTCATCAAAGCGCCGAATTTCTTTACGAACTTTTGGAAAGCCAAGGCTTTACCTTGAACGGCCGGGTTTGATTTCATTCCGCGACGAACTTGGTTGTTGAACTGGCGCACCACTTCGAACACTGTCGCAAATGCATCGGGAGTTCCGAAATCATCATCCAAGGCTTTTTCAATTTTTGTCCAAGCTTCCGTTGTGACTTTCTCAAAGCTCGCATCGGCAGCCGAGACCTCTTCAGAAAGATAATCTTCCGCCAAAGACAATGCAGAATAAACACGCGCCAATCCTGAAACAGCTCTTTCGACAGCCGCATCACTAAAGTCACTCATTGTTCGATAGTGCACGGACAAGACCATCCATTTATAAATTTCAGAATTGTTCTCTTCCAAGAACTCGCGCATCGTCACGATATTACCCAAGGACTTCGACATCTTCTGACCGCCGAAGTTGAGCATATTGTTGTGCATCCAGTATTTTACAAAATGTTTGCCGGTGCAGCCTTCACTTTGCGCGATCTCATTTTCATGATGCGGGAAAATCAAATCCATTCCCCCGCCGTGAATATCAATCTGATCACCGAAGATTTTTTTAATCATCGCCGAGCACTCAATATGCCAGCCAGGACGACCCGGCCCCCAAGGAGACGGCCAGGAAATTTCACCCGGCTTCGCTGCTTTCCAAAGAGCGAAGTCCCCTGGGTTGCGTTTTTTCTCGTCAACGTCAACGCGCGCACCAGCCTGCAACTCTTCCGGATTTCTGCCGGAAAGTTTGCCATAGCCGTCGAACGATTCGATGGAGTACATCACGTCACCGTGAGTTTCGTACGCCTTCTTCTTATCAACCAAGGTTTGCACCATGGACGTAATATCATCCATGCTTTCAGTGACTTTGGGATTGAAATCGTGAGGACGAAGCCCCAACGAAGCAAAATCTTTTTTGTATTCGGCAATATACTTCTCTGAAAGATCATGAGGAGTCATCCCCAACTCATGCGCACGGTTGATGATTTTATCATCCACGTCGGTAAAATTCAGAGCATAAGAGACTTTCAGCCCCTTAGATTCAAGCCAGTTGCGCACAAGATTGAAAAACACAACCCCGCGGAAATTTCCGACATGCAGGAAGTTGTAAACCGTTGGACCGCACACATACATTTTCACTTGGCCCGGGGTTAGCGGTACAAAGTCTTCAAGCTGTTTCGACTGGGAGTTGTAAATCTTCAAAGACATGAATCACCTATGTTTGCGCCAAAGCCTGCTCAGCACGCGCGATCAAAGACGTTTTCTTCATTAACGGAACCAAAATTTTCAGCTCTGCCCCGTGCGGCTTTCCGATAACGGCCACACGAATCGGCATGAATAAATTTTTGCCTTTCGCTCCCGTTTTATTTTTCACTTCGTCTTGGTACTTCAGGAACTCATCTTCCGTCATATATTCCGATGGATGTGCACTGACCAATTCCTTCCAAGCTGTTAGAACGGCTTTAGTAGGCTCCCATTTCAAAGTCTCTTCGGCCTCTGGCAAAATCACGTAAGACTTGTCATTCAGAGGTTTATAAAGTTCGATCGCATCGGCCAGGATTTCCATGTAAGGCTTAAACACTTCGATGGATTTTTCCTGCCACACAGGATCCTGGGGAAGTTCCATTTTTTCACGCGCCAAGAAAGGTTGAATCGCCTTCCACAGTTCCATATTCGGAAGAGCACGCAAATGCACAGAGTTCATCCATTTAAATTTCACACGGTCAAAAATCGCACCGGACTGATTCAAGCGACTGATATCGAAAGCCTGAATCATA
This region of Bdellovibrio sp. 22V genomic DNA includes:
- the uvrB gene encoding excinuclease ABC subunit UvrB, with the protein product MGSAFKKNFQLVSEFKPSGDQPKAIQQMLENFEAGLKHQTLLGVTGSGKTFSMAHTIAQLNQPALVLAPNKTLAAQLYAEFKELFPHNAVEYFVSYYDYYQPEAYIPSTDTYIEKDSAINEQIDRMRHSATRSLFDRRDVIIVSSVSCIYGLGSPEAYEGMMIQIVSNTEMKRDHLLRELIRIQYQRNNVDFSRGTVRVRGDNVEIFPPYEEERAVRVEFFGDFIERLSWIDPLTGQVLEELDQIGIYPGSHHVTSDDNLKRAIKSIQDELRDHLGKLNTEMKFLEAQRLEQRTYYDIEMMEQMGFCQGIENYSRHMTGRGPGEPPPTLLEYFPKDFVTFIDESHVTVPQIGGMYRGDRARKMTLVEHGFRLPSALDNRPLNFQEFETMMDKVVYVSATPGTYELQKSEGIIVEQIIRPTGLIDPVVEVRPVKHQVDDLLKEIRERIKRKERVLITTLTKRSAEDLTEYYENLGIKVKYLHSDIATVERTEIIRDLRLGVFDVLVGINLLREGLDIPEVSLVGITDADKEGFLRSERSLIQTIGRAARNVNGVVILYGDVITESMQKAIGETDRRRRIQQEYNAANGITPQSIRKRIKEGLGEVFDGSVGATPLQGENKTGAIVNKFAHQPDKLQTEIAKLRARMKELSANLEFEEAAKIRDEIKRLQIVELNLRSGEVESDSAEVLKDGLK
- the cysS gene encoding cysteine--tRNA ligase, with the translated sequence MSLKIYNSQSKQLEDFVPLTPGQVKMYVCGPTVYNFLHVGNFRGVVFFNLVRNWLESKGLKVSYALNFTDVDDKIINRAHELGMTPHDLSEKYIAEYKKDFASLGLRPHDFNPKVTESMDDITSMVQTLVDKKKAYETHGDVMYSIESFDGYGKLSGRNPEELQAGARVDVDEKKRNPGDFALWKAAKPGEISWPSPWGPGRPGWHIECSAMIKKIFGDQIDIHGGGMDLIFPHHENEIAQSEGCTGKHFVKYWMHNNMLNFGGQKMSKSLGNIVTMREFLEENNSEIYKWMVLSVHYRTMSDFSDAAVERAVSGLARVYSALSLAEDYLSEEVSAADASFEKVTTEAWTKIEKALDDDFGTPDAFATVFEVVRQFNNQVRRGMKSNPAVQGKALAFQKFVKKFGALMSLFQEPAHEFLVKLDDMLLKKMNVERAAVNALVAERSQARDAKDFAKSDELRAKLTGMGISVSDTPTGSFWEVTK
- a CDS encoding penicillin acylase family protein gives rise to the protein MRNSLAPLDGTLALRGLSAPVTVTRDTYGIPHLKAQNKLDALRALGFVMASERLFQMELSRRMVRGELSEVFGNLALKSDKLYRSLMLEKSVERMLAYEKEQGRFDEKMWTEMEAYFDGVNQYIESQPRPFELQLVGIKPKPFTPMDAYIMTGHMAYSFGIALKADPVMTKLAGQLSEEAFQALRNDPLKSPLKIASLSIPPFEFSTEGLFAPVFDGSNAWLVSPKRSQSGKSIFANDPHIGYSHPAVWMEAHIQTPEFELYGHYLPLVPFAILGHSRQLAWGFTMSLADDMDLYREILDKEKKTALFKNSPTPYQEWKEVIKVKNEGDVVLNVIETSHGPLMDEVLEEKNLALKWAFHRRENNPMKALRAMGAAKNIKEFEAALQYGTAPGLNVMYADAENIAWWMFGDVAIKKNPNSDLILNGASGEDEYERTLAWQEKPHLVNPPSGIIVTANSRPVGLSDTVRGDWQSDDRFQTISKALNEKDQWSAEDFKFLQTENYNAQTKVLLEKLFDKLHLDKKDEEKYSERIAKLKNWNLRSETHSTEASFYHQWHNENILLMLNDWDEETKRAYLNTPYAWVFYERALLNENSAVWKKRSMENIVTEGFKATLKKFRHNPEWGEIHTVEYTHPLGRSFPLNKIFNLGPYPMSGAYNEINNNKMRALGGDFKVVAGPSTRRIVDFANPQKSWGINPIGISGHLLSPFYDNQVQMFLHGKYREQLMDESDIQNAKSHELILQ
- a CDS encoding sensor histidine kinase; this encodes MFLVAFFSALFTLVLCSILVVKVWPHRRSPLHRLLLINEAAYAIWMILVLAIFVIPEFETRVLLTRLRPVVVAFIPANWLILAWGVFFREQWERWRKWVFLLWIYPAVSFVVSLAAILGMPFAQNLVLYDFFEAKHFGFLTYKFGPVFRLFLLHSLMCLFSIYTIYILTVFRKRGPLRKYALLFAAGGLCHISSEIYFRYIVRDPLAMQVSSTFAWPMVLMFYMAITRLEFLDIKTLAQERVFADLPSPVITLSSRGELWDLNRAASRCLNLSPRDMGKPSQDIPIIAKITNSREIVEIEEKKYQLFHHEIRGSFDGKKASVYVLNDISRLLELNQELEESNLVLRGLNDEILRMTDFNRKVQAVLSHDMTGALSSVNILLHHTRDLAKETSQTDLAEKIATIQQANFGAIELLQNILAWTQDADHAVNQDVENCLDKAWRQLLPQALQKTIHLEKNISEKGITINTSSFVLESIFRNLLSNAVRYSASDSSIGVLITSRKEGVEILVADKGQGMSQETAKQILDPHSKRKMAGEGYGLGMRFTLGFIEKLNGCLSIDSVLGEGTTVKVFLPK